One genomic segment of Candidatus Eremiobacterota bacterium includes these proteins:
- a CDS encoding TolC family protein, whose product MRALIIICVLCFCLGPVPAKAEDNAVLTVTECVKTALGHHPDLRAAEGYVEIARTKVAQSLSQWYPQITSMSTLYHQTAQTGQGVFSPSSLTPSTIGTDIPALNPSSLAIYDYYNGGITANQLLYDFGKTSSNVLSAKENLNASEYDLLTKRLEIVFNVRQAFYQAVAAKKTLEAKAEAVGQQQEHLDQARAFFKEGTKSKIDVTKAEVDLAKARLDLIKAESSWKTSLATLYNKMGIKNEVRHDPEDPLSVEKIEIDLNEAFGEAENQRPELKKFISSIKSYRAKGKAAKVQNLPALSGIANYNWNGSQLPLPYNYYYGVQLNFTLFDGHNASALAMEAEGNIHVLEAQRASKLQDIRLEVEQAVLSLRDAEERVAVTEKSLAQAVENYDLAKGRYEVGLGTGIEFNDARVSLTGAKTDSISALTDYQIAKAKLEKALGLFRDQ is encoded by the coding sequence ATGCGTGCTCTCATTATTATCTGCGTGCTGTGCTTCTGCCTTGGGCCAGTCCCCGCGAAGGCAGAGGATAATGCCGTGCTCACCGTGACAGAATGCGTGAAGACAGCCCTGGGACACCACCCCGATCTCCGGGCGGCAGAGGGGTATGTTGAGATCGCCCGGACAAAAGTGGCACAGTCCCTGAGCCAATGGTACCCCCAGATCACGTCGATGTCAACTCTTTACCATCAGACCGCGCAGACGGGCCAGGGGGTGTTCAGCCCCTCGTCACTAACCCCCAGTACCATCGGCACCGATATCCCCGCTCTCAATCCCAGCTCACTGGCGATTTATGACTACTATAACGGCGGCATCACCGCCAACCAGCTCCTCTACGATTTCGGCAAGACCTCTTCCAACGTGCTGTCGGCGAAAGAAAACCTCAATGCTTCCGAGTATGATCTGCTCACGAAGCGCCTTGAGATTGTCTTCAACGTAAGGCAGGCTTTTTACCAGGCCGTCGCGGCAAAGAAGACCCTCGAGGCGAAAGCCGAGGCCGTCGGGCAGCAGCAGGAGCATCTCGACCAGGCCCGGGCCTTCTTCAAAGAAGGCACAAAATCAAAAATAGATGTCACCAAGGCCGAAGTGGATCTCGCCAAGGCCCGGCTCGATCTCATCAAGGCGGAGAGTTCATGGAAGACATCGCTCGCCACGCTCTACAACAAGATGGGAATAAAAAACGAGGTGCGCCATGACCCGGAGGATCCGCTCAGCGTGGAGAAGATCGAGATAGATCTGAATGAGGCATTCGGCGAAGCGGAAAACCAGAGGCCCGAGCTGAAGAAGTTCATATCCAGCATCAAGAGCTACCGGGCAAAAGGGAAGGCGGCCAAGGTGCAGAACCTGCCGGCACTCTCGGGCATCGCGAATTACAACTGGAACGGCAGCCAGCTGCCCCTCCCTTACAACTACTATTACGGAGTCCAGCTCAATTTCACGCTCTTTGACGGCCACAATGCGAGCGCCCTTGCCATGGAGGCCGAGGGGAACATCCATGTGCTTGAAGCACAGAGGGCATCGAAGCTCCAGGATATCCGCCTTGAAGTGGAGCAGGCCGTCCTCTCCCTCAGGGATGCCGAAGAACGGGTGGCTGTCACCGAAAAGTCGCTCGCCCAGGCCGTGGAAAACTATGACCTGGCAAAGGGGCGCTACGAAGTAGGCCTGGGGACAGGCATTGAATTCAACGACGCGAGGGTCTCCCTCACGGGAGCTAAGACTGATTCCATATCGGCCCTCACCGATTACCAGATAGCGAAGGCAAAGCTGGAAAAGGCCCTGGGCCTTTTCAGGGACCAGTGA
- a CDS encoding ABC transporter ATP-binding protein, whose amino-acid sequence MAVIRTEHLTKTFRMGDIEVLAVRDLFLSVEKGDFVSIMGPSGSGKTSLMNILGCLDRPTSGKYYLDDSDVSTLSKDALATIRNKKIGFVFQNYNLLPRISVRENVILPLLYREESLTRREQLKRASDALEMVGLGERMHFSVKQLSGGQQQRVTIARALVNSPTLIFADEPTGALDTRVSFEIMGILQQLNEKTGITVVMVTHDPEMAQFSKRVIAFRDGMIMEDTRVAVRSNANEELRKIEEKEKK is encoded by the coding sequence ATGGCCGTTATCAGGACAGAACACCTCACCAAGACTTTCAGGATGGGCGACATCGAAGTCCTCGCCGTGAGGGATCTCTTTCTTTCCGTGGAAAAAGGCGACTTTGTCTCCATCATGGGCCCTTCAGGCTCGGGGAAAACATCCCTGATGAACATCCTGGGATGCCTTGACAGGCCCACGAGCGGGAAATACTACCTTGACGACAGTGACGTTTCCACCTTGAGCAAGGATGCCCTGGCCACGATCAGAAACAAGAAGATCGGCTTCGTGTTCCAGAACTACAACCTTCTGCCCAGGATCTCCGTGCGGGAAAACGTCATACTTCCCCTCCTTTACCGTGAAGAGAGCCTTACCCGCAGGGAGCAGCTCAAGAGGGCCTCGGATGCGCTGGAAATGGTGGGCCTCGGGGAGAGGATGCACTTCAGCGTAAAGCAGCTTTCGGGCGGACAGCAGCAGAGAGTAACCATCGCAAGAGCCCTGGTGAACAGCCCCACGCTCATCTTTGCCGATGAGCCCACGGGGGCGCTTGACACAAGGGTAAGCTTCGAGATCATGGGCATTCTCCAGCAGCTCAATGAAAAGACCGGCATCACTGTGGTGATGGTCACCCATGACCCCGAGATGGCGCAGTTTTCCAAGAGAGTGATAGCCTTCCGCGACGGGATGATCATGGAGGACACCCGCGTGGCGGTCCGTTCCAATGCGAATGAAGAGCTCAGGAAAATAGAAGAGAAAGAAAAAAAGTAA
- a CDS encoding efflux RND transporter periplasmic adaptor subunit encodes MKKKLIILVVVLFLGAAAYFIISQMNKSKGKIEYLTAKVTKGSIITQVSTTGELQPVTKVDIGAQVSGKITALYVDYNSRVKKGQPIAMIDTSIYRSKVTLGTADLRQAQANYSQALSGYENALLNVTVASHEIETARSDVKSSEIAILKARDEERSKKAEVESAQAKMKNSLAQQNRYRALYAKNYTSQTDKEKMETDYSMDKASYDASQARYKNALDSIDSAKASLELSLSKFRTQEAKKLSQEAQAASSKAQAESAAAKVQSAQAALKESQINLDYCTIRSPIDGIVISKEVEAGQTVQASFQTPKLLTIARDLRQMQINADVDEADIARVKLGQKVQFTVEAYQFENFSGKVFQVRSSKSNQGVVTYQVIIRTDNRDLKLKPGMTATVNIHTSQVDDVIKVPASALRFKPDSIANFPYPAGYVKKSQEAAQEGEKGGKTSREVWVLGSDNKPRPEKIELGQGDRKFVEMTAGSLKEGDSLITGARQDSKAPEGTYK; translated from the coding sequence ATGAAGAAAAAACTGATAATCCTGGTGGTGGTGCTCTTTCTCGGGGCAGCCGCCTACTTTATCATCAGCCAGATGAATAAATCAAAGGGGAAAATCGAGTACCTCACGGCGAAGGTCACGAAGGGCTCCATCATCACCCAGGTCTCCACCACGGGGGAGCTCCAGCCGGTCACCAAAGTGGACATCGGAGCACAGGTCTCCGGGAAAATCACGGCCCTCTATGTGGATTACAACAGCCGTGTAAAAAAGGGGCAGCCCATCGCCATGATTGACACCTCCATCTACCGGAGCAAAGTGACGCTTGGAACGGCAGACCTCAGACAGGCCCAGGCGAACTATTCCCAGGCCCTCTCAGGCTATGAGAACGCCCTTCTCAACGTGACAGTGGCCTCCCACGAGATTGAGACGGCCAGGAGCGATGTGAAGAGCTCCGAGATAGCGATCCTGAAGGCCAGGGATGAAGAGCGCTCGAAAAAAGCCGAGGTCGAGAGCGCCCAGGCGAAAATGAAGAACTCCCTTGCCCAGCAGAACCGCTACAGGGCTCTCTATGCAAAGAACTACACTTCACAGACTGACAAGGAGAAAATGGAGACCGACTACTCCATGGACAAGGCAAGCTACGACGCCTCCCAGGCCCGCTACAAAAATGCCCTGGACAGCATCGACTCGGCGAAGGCCTCACTGGAGCTCTCCCTCTCGAAGTTCAGGACCCAGGAGGCGAAGAAATTGTCACAGGAGGCCCAGGCAGCCTCATCGAAGGCCCAGGCGGAATCGGCGGCTGCCAAAGTGCAGAGCGCCCAGGCAGCCCTCAAAGAATCGCAGATAAACCTGGACTACTGCACCATACGCTCGCCTATTGACGGCATCGTCATTTCCAAGGAGGTGGAAGCGGGGCAGACAGTGCAGGCTTCATTCCAGACACCCAAGCTCCTCACCATCGCCAGGGACCTGAGGCAGATGCAGATCAACGCCGATGTCGATGAGGCCGACATCGCCAGGGTGAAGCTCGGGCAGAAGGTGCAGTTCACCGTGGAGGCTTACCAGTTCGAGAATTTTTCCGGGAAAGTCTTCCAGGTGCGCTCATCCAAGTCCAACCAAGGCGTCGTGACGTACCAGGTCATCATAAGAACCGACAACAGGGACCTGAAGCTCAAGCCGGGCATGACGGCCACCGTCAATATCCACACAAGCCAGGTCGATGACGTGATAAAAGTGCCCGCGAGCGCCCTGCGCTTCAAGCCTGACAGCATCGCCAATTTTCCCTACCCCGCAGGTTACGTGAAAAAGAGCCAGGAAGCTGCACAGGAAGGCGAAAAAGGAGGAAAGACGTCCCGCGAGGTCTGGGTCCTTGGGAGTGACAACAAGCCAAGGCCTGAAAAAATCGAGCTGGGCCAGGGGGACAGAAAGTTCGTAGAGATGACGGCCGGATCCCTGAAGGAGGGCGACTCCCTCATCACAGGCGCCAGGCAGGATTCAAAGGCGCCGGAAGGCACCTATAAATAG